The Primulina huaijiensis isolate GDHJ02 chromosome 9, ASM1229523v2, whole genome shotgun sequence genomic interval TTCAATTGATTTTATTCGATTTTAATTTCCTGTTAAATGAAAACAGCTCAAATTAGCGTGTAACCTTCAAAATTTTAGGTATAAATTGCTTTATAAGATcactaatttttttacaaattttagaCTCAAAACTCACAAGTTTCTTACAAACATGTATCACTAACTTTATCGATCTATTAAACTAATTtaattatagaaaatgaaagttGATTGCGATTTTAATCAACTAAATTGTGATTAATATCTAACTATCAAGTATCACATATCCCTGGTATCCTCACATGATATCCAATTATTACCCCACATATCCAAATCAATTTTGGTTTGATCTAGCATCAAGATGCTACCCTTGTGCTAACATAAATTCTACCCACATAcccataaatttcaaatgatgAAGCATGTAAAAAACTTCAATTgatccttaattttttttaaaaaaacatcaatTTAATCAGTTATTTGAACAAGAATCACCATCCATTATAAAATTGTGAAATTGGGTTCAAGATTTTGGTCATGGAAAAAGAAACATccgaaaacaaaacaaaatcaagaatcgAGCTATGTAATCCAgctaaaaaaaaaccataattGCCAAATTCACTTGCAAGCTAGAAACTATGTGTCAATCTTCTCCATTTGTTCCCGTTCAATCTCATTACCGCTGTCAGACGGAGGCAGCCTCTGCAATAAAATAGCACAACAATCAAATAGAAAGCTATTTGGGGTATTTTATCGAACAGGTCGTGtgacaacaaaaaaataaaaccgtGAAGAAGAGTCCATGAAAGACGAGAGGCATACCAGATCAGGCTTGTAGATATTATGAACTACGGAAGC includes:
- the LOC140984624 gene encoding uncharacterized protein; protein product: MDRRFGGKQPTGTPSFAWSCAVVVVSLLCGASVVHNIYKPDLRLPPSDSGNEIEREQMEKIDT